Part of the Mycoplasma mycoides subsp. mycoides SC str. PG1 genome is shown below.
TAATAACAAATAATGTCTTTTTATCAAAAGTTTTAAAAGTTTTATTTATAAAATTTGTGAAAGGGTTTGGCTTTGTTGTTTTTGTCATGAACTATTTACCTTTCTTTAGGTAACTAATTAATTACCTAATATTATTTTAGTTCATGTACAAGTCCTCTAAATAAAAATGAACGCATTTTCAAATTATTATTTTATTTGCAAGGTTAAATATTTAAATCACTATTGGCATAAAATTAAATTATAGGGTTAGTAACATAACCTTATACAAATATAAAAAAGAAATATTATAGTAAAAATAAAATTTTAAACCTTATTAATTCTAGTACTAGTTGATGTTGTTATTATAACTATTTCTTTTTATATAAATATTTTTATTCTTAACATGAACTTAAACTTTAAAATAAACTAAGCTGAATATCTACAAACAGTTATATATTATTTTTAGTAAATTTGTCTTTATTATAAAAACTTGCTAAAAATCAAAATACTAAAAACAGGTTATAAAAATCATTAAATGATCTTATTGATTTATTAGCTAATATTGGTTTTATTTCTCATTTAAAGCTGATAAAAAAATGTTATTAAATAAATAAATTTCTATAATAAATATAAAATCTAATAATAAATAATTAAATAATAATTCTAGAATAATTCTTTTTATATAAAAGAGAGGTGAATATAATGATCTTAGTAGCACACCGTGGTTTTAGAGGTCTTTATGGAGAAAACCGTGAATATGACTTTAAAAATGCACTAACAATTTGTAAAGCTGTTGAATTTGACATCAGATTAACAAAAGATGACAAGATTATCATTTTCCATGATCACAACTTTAAAAGAATTGGTAATTTAAATAGAGGTGTTAAAACTTTAACTTATGATGAAATTACAAAAATTCCTTACTTTGTTGAAAATCCTCTAGCAACTCCTATTTTATTTGAAGTATTTATGGATAGATATCTAGATCAATATGAAATGATCAATGTTGAAATTAAACCAGATCATTACACTGAAGATGAATTAGACATTATCTTTAATGCTATTAAAAAATACTGTAATAAAGGTGTTGAAATTATTGTTTCATCATTTAGTCCAGTAGTATTAAAAGAAATTTTAAAAAGAAAAGGAAATTACTACAAATCAGGATACTTATTTGAAAAAATGTCTCAATTTGATGTTGAATTAGGTAAAAAATTTGACTTTTTACACCCTCCAATTACTTTATTAAAAAAACAATCAAATTGCGAACTATTTAAAAAATTAAATATTCCTTTAAATGTTTGAACATTTAAAAAAATGTCTGATGTAGAAATTTTACACAAGATGTATAAAGATTTAATTAATGGTTATATTTCAGATTATCCTGATCTATATCCAAAAAATTAAATAATAAATAATAGTATGTAAAATAATAGCAAATTTGCTATTATTTTTTTATTTTAATATTTATATTTTTAATTATATAAAGCTTTATTTTAAACTAATTTGTTGTATACTTTAGTAGTGAATTAAATATCATAATGATAACATAGCAAGGAGAATAACTATGCCAAAAATTGATATTCAACCAAAGTACTTTGATCAAGCTAAATTTATTTGTACAACATGTGCAAGTGAATGAGTTTGTGGAACTTCTAAAGGTGAAGAAGTAAGAGTTGATGTTTGTTCAAATTGTCATCCTTTTTATACTGGGGCTCAAACTTATACAAACGTTGCTGGTCGTGTTGAACAGTTTAAATCAAAATTTGCTAAAAGAGATACAATTAAAGCACAAGTTGAAAAACAATCTCAAGTTCAAAAAGCAAAAAATAAAGAAAACAAATAATTTTGAGGTCCCTAGGATCTTTTTTATTTGACAAATCTATTAAAATAATATTAGTTGTTGGAGGTTAATTTTATGTCATATAAGATTAAAGAATTAACTTTTCGTTCTAAAAATCCTAGTTTAAATAAAGTTGATTTTATCGCTGATGATGGACAAATTGTTGATATTGTTATTGATAATAAAAAAGAAATGGACTTTTTTATAAAAGTTTTACTAGGTAAAAAGAAAAATAGTTCTGGTAGATTTCAAATTGATGATTTTGATATTATTAATAGAACTTATACTAAAAAACATGTTGAATTTATAAAACGTGATACTTGATTTCAACGTATAATTCCAAGTAAATGAATTTTAGTACTTTCTTTATTATTTGATCAAAATTTTTTAAAGACTGCATCAAATAAATATCTCGAAAAAAAATATGAATATTTATCACTAGTTGCAAGTAAAGGTGAATCTAATGATAAAAAATTAAGACAAAATATTGATAATTTAATTTCTAAACATATTAATTCAAAAACAAGAGAAGAACAAAAAGCATTAAACGAATCTATTAATACTCAAAAAAAATACAACCAAGAAAAGTTTTTAGCAATTGCTGAAAAATGACCAATTCAAATACGATTACTTTCTAAAGCAGTAGAAAACTTAAAAACTGAAATTAAAACAGCCACTTTAATGTTAATGTTTCAACAAACTTTATGAGATAATGTTTATGCATTAGATGAACTTAGAGATAATTGTAGTTGTGAGTATAATGCTAAACATTCATCAAATAAAAAACTTAAAAATAGTTGAAAAAAATTCGCTTATCAACAAACATATTATGCAGTTCATAAACAATTAAGAATAATTAGTACTAAAATAGCAGATCTGAGATTAAGTATTTTTAGACAACAAAGAAAATTAAAACAATTTGAAAAACAATTAGATTTCGAATTTAAAAAATATTTAAGATCCTTATTATCATCAACTACTAATAAAACAGAAAAAAAAGATATAAATAATAATTGAGAACAAACAAAAAAATATTTTACAGATTGAAAAAATGCTAATAAAAACACTTTAAATGATTTTGAAAAACAACAAATAGAACTTCACATAGAACCAATTAGAAAAACCACTCAACAATTAGGTGAGACAATCAATTTTTTAATACATCAATACCATGAAAGAGTATTATCTGATGAATTAGAATATATTGATAAAAGAAGATTTTTAAAACAAAAAAAAGAAAAGAAAAAAGAAATTAAAAGTGTTTTTAAACAAGCAGTTGAAAAAATGTCAACTAGTGTTGATAATTACAACATTAAATTTGAATGATTTATTAAAAGTAGTGTTAAGTATTTATCTTTAAATATTGTTTATTTAAAAATTTTAAAAGCTATTAATCTTAAAAAAAGAAATATTATCTTTTTTAATATAACAAAACATTTATCAGAAAAAGAACTTTTACAATTATTTGAAACTATTAAAAGTATTCAACAACACCATCTCTTAATGACTTTTATTTTTTTAAATGATTCTATAAATGATGTATATGATTTAAATAAAAGCATTTATTATACTAATAACAAATTAGAGTTAAAAGAAATGTTAACTGTTGATATTTTTGATAGTTTATTAAAAAAACAAGATAATAACATTAATAAAATTAGTTATAAAAAAATTAATGAAAATGAAATTAAATTTTTAAATGAATCAACTTGAGTATTAACTAATTATAATTTAAAAGATACTGGTTATATTTCATTTAATCCATTAAAAATCTCAACAGAACCTAAAAAAAGAATTGATTTATTACTATCAGCAACAGTAATTAAATCTAAAAAATTTATAGATAAATCAATGTATTTTGCACTAACTGAAGAAAAAGAAAAAATTTATTTTTATGATAGAACTAATTTATATAAAGATAATGATGAAATAGTACTTTATATAAGTAAAGATTCTATTAGTAATATTAATTAAAGGAGTTATATGTTAGATCAAAAAAAATCACAACTATTATTAGATAAAATTAAGCAATATCAAAATATTATTATTACAAAACATAAACAACCTGATTGAGATGCTCAAGGTAGTGCAATTGGATTAGCAAACATTATTAATGATAATTTTAAAAATAAAACTATTTATGTAGTTGGATCTAGAATTAGTGATGATGATAGTTTTTTTATTGATGAAACTAATTTAAGTGATGAATTTGTTAAAAATAGTTTAATTATTACAGTTGATACTGCTACAAAAAAAAGAGTAGATTTTAATAGATTTGATTTAAGTTGTGATAGTTTTAAAATTGATCATCATATAAATGTTGAAGATTATTGTAATAATGATTTAATAGATGATAGTAGTATTTCAAATACTCAAGTTATTAGTTTATGAGCTTTAGAAAATGATTTATTTATTTCACCAACTGCTGCTTATAATTTATATTTAGGTTTATTAACTGATTCAAATAGATTTTTATATGATAAAACTAATCAAACAACTTTTTATGTTGCATCTAAGCTATTAGAAGCTGGAGCTAATTTAAAAAAAGCAAATGACTTTTTATATGTATCAGATCTAAAATTAAGACAATGAGTGATGTATAGTTTTTCTAAAATGAAATTAACTAATACTGGTATTGCTTATATTGTTTTATTAGATGAAGATTTAAAAGGTTGAGATTTGAGTTATGAAGAAACTAAATTAGCACTTTCAGTTATGAGTGGAATTAAAGAAATTAAAATTTGATTTACAATTATACAAGTAGAAGATATTTTAAAAGTTTCATTAAGAAGTAGAGATTTTAGTATTGATAAAATTGTGAATAAATATAATGGTGGAGGTCATAGATTAGCTAGTGGAGCTGAAATTAGTTCATTAGATCAAATTAATGATTTAATTAATGATTTAGAACAATTAATTAAAGGAGAACAATAAAATGACAGAATTAGATATTAATGAAATAGAAGCATATAATTCTAATAAAATGGGTTGAATTGAACTAATTACAGGTTGTATGTTTGCTGGAAAAACTGAAGAATTTATAAGACGTTTAAGAGTTTTAAGTTATGCTAAAAAAAGAGTATTAGCTTTTAAACCAAGTATTGATAATAGATATTCAGTTGAAAATATAATTTCACATTCAGGAAGTAAATTAGATTCATATTTAGTACATTCAAGCGATGAGATTAAACAAATTATTGAAAAAGAAAATCAAATTCAACAAGTTGATGTAATAGGAATTGATGAAGTACAATTTTTTGATGAACAAGTTGTTGAGTTAATTGAACAACTAGCAAATCAAGGGATTATTGTAATAGTTAATGGATTAGATAAAGACTTTAGATGCCTACCATTTAAAAACGTTGATAAGTTATTAGTAACAGCAGAATTTGTAACTAAACTAAGAGCTAGATGTCATTTATGTGGAAATTTTGCAAATAGATCTCAAAAAATTGTTAATGGTCAACCTGCTTTATGAGATTCTCCTTTAATTCTAGTTGATGGTAAAGAAAGTTATGAAGCAAGATGTAGAAACTGTTTTATAGTTCCTAAAAAGGAAGTGTAATTATGAATGCTAAAACATATGAAGCATTAGAAACAATGCAAAAAAGATTGCTTCAAATTTTAAAAGATTTAGAAGATGAAAATATTTTAAAAGATATTAAAAAATTTACTGAACTAAACAAAGAAAAATCTAATTTAGAAGAAGTTGTTGAAAAATTTGTTGAATATAAAAAAGCAGTTGAACATATAAAAGATGCTAAAGCTATATTAGAAAATGAAAAAGATCAAGAATTAATTGAACTAGCAAAAATTGAATTAGATGAAAATAATGATAAAGTTGAACATTTACAACAAGTAATTGAAGAAATGTTATTACCAAAAGATCCAAATGATGATAAAAACGTTATTGTTGAAATCAGAGGGGCTGCTGGTGGAGATGAAGCTAATATTTTTGCTGGTGATCTTTTAAGAATGTATAAACTTTATGCTGAAACTCAAAATTGAAAAATAAATATTTTAGAAGCATCAGTTGGTGAAGCTGGTGGTTATAGTCAAGTTGTGTTTATGATCAAAGGTGATAGAGTTTATTCTAAATTAAAATTTGAATCAGGAGCTCATCGTGTTCAACGTGTTCCAAAAACTGAAGCTAAAGGAAGAATTCAAACTTCAACAGCAACTGTTGCTGTTTTACCTGAAATGAGTGAAGTTGAAATTGAAATTAGATCAAATGATTTAAGAATTGATACATATAGAGCTTCTGGAGCTGGTGGTCAACATGTTAACACTACTGATTCAGCAGTAAGAATTACACATTTACCAACTGGAATTGTTGTAACTAGTCAAGATGGAAGATCTCAACATGATAATAAGGACATAGCAATGACAATGTTAAGAACAAAAGTTTATGAAGCTGAAGTTGAAAAACAACAAGCTCAAGCGGATGCAACAAGAAAAAATGCAGTTGGAACTGGTGCTAGATCTGAAAAAATTAGAACATATAATTACCCACAAAATCGTGTTACTGATCATAGAGTTGGTTTAACTTTAAATAAATTAGATCAGGTTATGGAAGGTAATATTGATGAATTTATTATTGCTTTAATTAATGAAGAACAACGTCAAAAAGTAGCTGAGCAATTAGAAAAAAACAATGAATAATACTATTTTTAATGTTTTAAATAAAATAAAAAACACTAACATCAGTCTGAATAAGGCTGATGTTTATCATATTTTAGAACATATTATAAATAAAGATTACCAATGAATTATTAGTAATTTAGATCATAAATTAACAAAAAAACAAATTTATAAAATAGATCAAATACTTGATTTATTAAAACAAAACTATCCTTTAGCTTACATTTTAAAAAGTAAGTATTTTTATTCAAATATTTTTTTTGTTAATAAAGATGTTTTGATCCCAAGAAATGAATCTGAATTAATAATTGATCATGTTAGTGAATTTGTTAAAAATAATAATGATTTATTAATAGTTGATTTGTGTACTGGTAGTGGGTGTTTAGGAATTAGTTGTGCTTTATTAAATGATCAAAATAAAGTGATTTTAACTGATATATCTTATAAATCTTTAAAAGTAGCTAATAAAAATATTAAGAAATTTAATTTAATAAATACTAGTTGTTTAAATGGAAATTTTATTGATGTTTTAATCAAAAATAATCTAAAGGCAAATCTAATAATTTGTAATCCTCCATATATTGATATAAATGATCAAAATATAGATAAAAACGTAATAGATTTTGAACCAAGCATTGCTTTATTTGCACCAAACAAAGGTTTATATTTTTATGAAATTTTAATTAAAAATATAGATAAAATTGTTGATACTAATAAAAACTTTTTAATTGTTTTAGAGTTTGGATGATTACAAAAAGACTCAATAGAACAATTATTGATTAATAATTGTTTAAAATATAAATGAGAATTTAAAAAAGACTACAATGATTATTGAAGAAATTTAATTATTAAAAATTTTTAAGGACAAATATGTATAAAAATAAAAACTTTAAAATTAAAATAATAAATAATAAATTTTCAATGAGAATTAAAGATATTGATCCTAAAATTGAACAAAAAAACTTTTCTATTTATTTAAAAGCTATTTTAGGATTAGTTGTTTTTTTAATTACACTATTACCTTTTTATGCTTATTTACATTTAATTTTTAAACACGAATCTTTAAGTTTTTATTTTGCAAATTATAGTATTATTTCAAAATATGTAGATCTGCCAAGTAAGTCTCAAATTTGAGGATTAGCTATTAGTGCTTTAGTATTTATGGCAATTGTTATTACGATGTTTATTAGTTTTAAAGCATTAGTAAATATGTCCAATAATAAAAGATATAAACAAGTAATTATTGCTTTAATTATTATTTTTGGAATTTTAACTATTTTATTTCAAGGAATTTCTCAATATTTTTATGGGTATTTTCAAGACTTTTTTAACTATCAAGTAATTAGTGGATTAGATAATAAAATCAGTGATTTTAAAAAGATTACTACACAATTTATCGAATTTGAAAAAAATACAAGTAGTATTTATAACTGAATTGATGTTAATAATATTTGATGAATTATTTTTGTGCAAATCTTTTTAATGTTTGTTACAAGTATTTCTTTACAAAATATTACTTTTTTTGAATATGAAAAAAATAGTGAAGATAAATACATAAATTATTTTGTTCAAAAAAATAAAGTGATTTATCAAAATAGAATTAAATTATTTGTAAACAATTTATTTTCTTTTACTGATAAAACTTTATCTAATTGATTAATTATTTTAGCATTAATGATTTGCTTTCCAATATTAATTTATATTGTTGCAATTTCAACTAGAGGTAGTGAAAAATCATTAATTTATTGAACACACCAACTACCTAATTTATTAAAAGATTATCAAAATTGAAATACAATTTTTGATCAATATAAAAATCAATTAAATTTAACTAAAAGTAGTCCTTTATTAATATTATCTTCACCAATTATTTTTTTAGGTATTACTTTATCAACAGTTTTATTTTTATTAACTATTTCAATTAGAGATGAAAAATCATCACAATTAGTTTTAAGAACTAAGTTTATATTATTATCAATTTTAATATCATTATTAATATTAAGTATTTTTATTTCTCAACTTGAATTACATAAATTATTAATCGCTTGAAATACTTCTAATAATGAGCAAATTATTGGATCAAATTATATTCAAACAATCAAACAAATTACAGGACAAAAAGTATTTGAAAACATTGGTCAAAAACTATTTTTATTAAATAACATTGATCAAAAAATAGATTCGATTTTTAATGATCGTTACATTATAAGTGTATGCATTAGTTTTTTAGTAGTTTCAACTATTACTGGATTTTGTATTATTTTAAAAGGAATGTTAGATAAAAGATTAGCGATTGATTTTGTCAAAAACCAATTTAAAAATAAGAAATTATTTAGAAAATAGGATTTATTATGTTAACAGATATAAAAATAAATAAAGCTATAGAGCTATTAAAAAATAATCAAATTATTATTTTACCAACTGATACTATTTATGGATTATCAGCTATTTATAGTTTAGAAAATCAAATTAGAGTTAATCAAGTAAAAAATGCTGATATTACTAAGCCTTTAATTGTTTTGATTTCTAACTTAAATCAATTAAATGATTTAGAAATTACTGATTTAACTGATAAAGATTATTTATTAAATGATGAACCTACTACTGTTATTTTTAAAACTAAAAGCTCAAGTATTGCTATTAGATTAGTTAAAAGAGAAGATATCAAACAAATTATTAATAAAATAGGACCTATTATTTCAACAAGCGTTAATTTACATAACTTTAAACCTTTAATAAAAGAAAGCGATTTAATTAATTTTAATAAAAATATAGAAGTATTTTTTGATACACAACTAAATAATAAACCTTCAAAAATATATAGCAGCATTATAAAAAAATATTTAAGGTAAAATTTTTATACCATATTATTAACTAAATATCTATAGGTTTTTAACTACCTAGTCATTCTAAAATCCAGAAAATTATGATATATTTATATTGAATGTAAAGGAACTTAAACATATGAACTCGCACAGTTTAGTATTTAACTACAGAGACAACAAACACTTTTTACAAGAGATGTACACTATCATTAAAAAAAGAGGACCAAAAACTTTTGAAGAGTGAATGGTTAATAATAATTTTGATTCAGCTTATATTCCAGTAACTATTGTTAATGAGAGAAATGGTGTTTTAGCAGTTAGTGGTTTTATTAAAAGTAAAGCAATTATTAATAAAACTTTTTTAAATACAATTTTACTAACTAATACTTTTACAAAAGCAAAAGAAAGTAATCCTTTAATTGTTAATGAATTAATTCAAGGAGTTGTTAAAAAATATGAAAACATTTCTGATTTTATTTATACTTTTTCAAATGTAGAAAATGATGAAGTTTTAATTAGAAATGGTTTTAAAAAAATAAAAGAATATACTTATTTTATGCGATGAGATCCTAACAAAGAAGCAAAATTAAGTGTTTTAAAAAGATTAGATTTAGATACTAATCAAGCTGATTTTGAGTTTGTTAAAGATGAATTATTTCACAGTAGTAAAAACAATTCTTTATTTTATATTAGAGAAGATGGTGCATTATCAATTTATAGTTTATTAAAATACTATAGAAACAATGTGTTTTATATTTTTAATTTAGATGCTATTGTTATATTTTCAATTAATAATAAGACTTTTCAATTAATTGGATTATATTCAAAAAATGAAATTGATGTTTTAGAACTTTTAGATGCAATTGTTCCTAAAGGAATTTCGTTAATAGAATTTTATTTTGTTCCAAACATTAAAAGTAAGTTTGTAGTAAAAGAATTAAGAAAAGTAAGGGCTGCTGATTGTCAACATAGATCATTTTTATATGTAAGACAAAGCACAACTAATTTAGAAGCATCTAAGTTTGTTGTTCCTTTATTAAATAGATTAAAATAATGACTAAATAACTACTACATAGTAGTTATCTTTATTTTGGTATTTAAAATAGTGTAGTTTAATAAAAAGTAGTTATGTTATAATTTTTAAAAATATTTTAATTTTAAATACTAACTTTTATATAAGTCTGCTATTAGCAAATGTTTTAAAAAATAACTTTCATTAAATAGGTTTATTTCAAATAAAGCCTATTTTTTTATAAAATAAAAGTAATTTAGCGGTGATAAAATGAAAAGAAAAATTATTAAAAAAAACTTAGCTTTAGTAAAAAAGAAAAGGCTGTTTTTAGATTTTTTAAAAAATAATCAATTAGAAGATGTTTATTTAAAAAACACAGATTTTAATAAAAAATCTAACATTTTATTAAATAACTTTATTATTATTTTAAAAATTAATAATTTAAATTATAAGAATTATTGAGCTAATATTTCTTTTATAAATTTTTGTATTTATTATCTTTATCACAAGTTTTATAAAAGTTTATCAGATCAAAAATTAAATCAAATCAATTTAACTATAAAAAAAATTGCAACAAATAGAAAATACAATAGCTTAGATATAAATTATGAAAAACAACTAATAGAAATTGTTAAACAATATGATATTAAATTTAGCACTGATTTTTTAAAAACTTATTTTAATAACCATCAAATTTATCACTACATTAGTAATAGTTTTAGTTTAATGTTTGATAAAGATAAAAAAATATTTGCTTATAGTTATTGTTATTGATTAATTTTATTTATTTATATTAAAAAGTATTTGAGCTTGCAACTAAATTATAAATACTCATATAGTTTGTTTAATTTAGAAATGATATGTAATGAAAATTATATTAAAAACATTAAACAATTAACACCAATCTTTTTTAATCTTTTAATTATGAAAAACAATAAATGAATTAGTAAATTAGATATTAAAAGGAAGAAAAAATAATGAAAAAGCCCATTGTTACAGTTTTATCTTTAGTTTTTATGTTTGGTTTAACAATATTTGGTTTGTTGTTATTAAACATTTATTTTTTTACTTGACCTTTAATTGGATTTGGAATTTTTCATTTACTTGCAATTATTTGAGCTTTTATAGTATTAGCTGATAAAAAAAGAAGATTTGAAACAAGAATTAGATGATTTTGTTTTATTGTTTGTATTCCTATAATTGGAGTTTTATCTTACTTATTTTTTGGTAGATCTTATAAGTATAAAATTACAAAAAACTACAAGTTTTTAGAGATTAAAAATAAACATTTAGAAAATGAATTAGAACAAATCGATCAAATTTTAACTAATCAAATTCCTCAATTTAAACGTGCATTTAAAACAGCTTCTATTTCACAAACTAGTAATATTTTTTTAAATACTAAAGTTGAGTTTTTAGAAAATGGTAATCAATTATTCTTAAATTTGTTTAAAGATATTAAAAATGCTAAACACTATATTCTATTAAATTTTTATATTTTTAAAGATGGTAAGTTATTAGATGAATTAACTAATTTATTAATTAGAAAATTAAAAGAAAATGTTAAAGTTTATATAATTTATGATTTTGCTGGAAGTTATACATTATTTGAAGAAGCAAAAATTAAGTTATTAGAATATGGGTGTCAAATTGTTTGTTATGCACCAATTAGATTTCCATTTATTAAATGAACAGCAAATTATAGAGATCATAGAAAAGATATAGTAATTGATAATAAAATTGGTTATATTGGTGGAATTAATATTGGTGATGAATATATTAATTTAGATAATAAGTTTGGTTATTGAAATGATTGTTCTTTAAAAATTACAGGTAATGCTGTAAGTGAAATTCAACGTATTTTTATAAGTGATTTTGATTTTTATAAACCAAGCTTTAAAAAAATTTCAATTAAACAAGATTTAGATTTAAACAATATTTATCCAGTTAAATGTAAAGATCAATTAGTTCAAATTGTTTCAAGTGGGCCAAATCATGAAGAACCTTTACATTTATCTATTTTTATTAATTTAATTAATTCAGCTCAAAAAAGAATTTGAATCTCAACTCCATATTTTATTCCTCCTCAAGAAATTAGAACTGCTTTAATTAATGCTGCTAATTCAAAATTAGATGTAAGAATTTTAATTCCAGGTTTAACTGATAAAGCTTTTTTATTAGATCAAACAAAGCAATGAACTAGAGAATTATATAAAGCTGGAGTTAAAATTTATTCTATTAATAATGTTTTTAATCATAATAAAACTTATTTATTTGATGATGAAATTACATTTATTGGATCAACAAATCTTGATTTTAGAGCTTTATTTGCAGATCAACAAACAATGGGATTAATTTATTCTAAATCATTAAATAAAACTATTTCAAATAAATTTGAACAAGATTTTAAAAACAGTTATTTATATGATCATTTACCAAATAAAAACATTAACTGATTTAGAAAAATAGTAATTAAAATTTATAACATTATTCAACCTTTATTATAAAAATTTTATTTTTAAAATATTATTTTTTTAATTAGTATGATTTTGTTGAAACTAACTTATTTTTATATATAATATAAAACGTGTTAATTCAACACACTCGGAAATGTGAAAGGAGGAAAATACATGCCAACAATTAACCAATTAGTTAAAGTTAACCGTAAAGCAAAAACATGAAAAACTAAAGCTCCAGCCTTAAACAGAGGGATTAATACTTTAATTAAAAAAGTTACAAAAATCGCATCACCTCAAAAACGTGGAGTATGTACGCGTGTTGCAACAATGACACCTAAAAAACCTAACTCAGCGTTACGTAAATACGCTCGTGTTAGATTAACAAATGGAATGGAAGTTAATGCTTATATTCCTGGAGAAGGACACAACTTACAAGAACACAGTGTTGTTTTAATTCGTGGTGGACGTGTTAAAGACTTACCTGGGGTTAGATATCACGTAATTAGAGGTACTTTAGATACTCAAGGTGTAGCAAAACGTTCTCAAGGACGTTCACTATATGGAGTAAAAAGACCAAAAGTTAAAAAATAATAAATCAAATTAATAAGTGTGTATATGAATTAAAAAGAACACATTAAAAGTAGCATATTTATATTAAAAAGAAAGGAGTTATTACCATGCGTAAAAATAGAGCAGAAAAAAGAGATGTTTTAGCAGATCCAATTTATAATTCTAAATTAGTTACTCGTGCAATTAACAAAATTATGTTAGATGGTAAAAGAGGAATTGCTCAGTCAATTATTTATGATGCATTTAATATAATTAAAGAAAAAACTAATAAAGAACCAATTGAAGTATTTAATAAAGCTATTGAAAATATTAAACCTCACTTAGAATTAAAAGTTCGTCGTATTGGAGGAGCTAACTATCAAGTTCCTATAGAAGTTTCAGCTGAAAGACAAATCACTTTAGCTTTACGTTGATTAATTAATTATGCAAGATTAAGAAACGAAAAAGTTATGACAATTAAATTAGCTAATGAAATTATTGATGCATCAAATAATATTGGTGGATCAGTTA
Proteins encoded:
- the cls gene encoding cardiolipin synthase — its product is MKKPIVTVLSLVFMFGLTIFGLLLLNIYFFTWPLIGFGIFHLLAIIWAFIVLADKKRRFETRIRWFCFIVCIPIIGVLSYLFFGRSYKYKITKNYKFLEIKNKHLENELEQIDQILTNQIPQFKRAFKTASISQTSNIFLNTKVEFLENGNQLFLNLFKDIKNAKHYILLNFYIFKDGKLLDELTNLLIRKLKENVKVYIIYDFAGSYTLFEEAKIKLLEYGCQIVCYAPIRFPFIKWTANYRDHRKDIVIDNKIGYIGGINIGDEYINLDNKFGYWNDCSLKITGNAVSEIQRIFISDFDFYKPSFKKISIKQDLDLNNIYPVKCKDQLVQIVSSGPNHEEPLHLSIFINLINSAQKRIWISTPYFIPPQEIRTALINAANSKLDVRILIPGLTDKAFLLDQTKQWTRELYKAGVKIYSINNVFNHNKTYLFDDEITFIGSTNLDFRALFADQQTMGLIYSKSLNKTISNKFEQDFKNSYLYDHLPNKNINWFRKIVIKIYNIIQPLL
- the rpsG gene encoding 30S ribosomal protein S7, which produces MRKNRAEKRDVLADPIYNSKLVTRAINKIMLDGKRGIAQSIIYDAFNIIKEKTNKEPIEVFNKAIENIKPHLELKVRRIGGANYQVPIEVSAERQITLALRWLINYARLRNEKVMTIKLANEIIDASNNIGGSVKKREDTHKMAEANKAFAHYRW
- the rpsL gene encoding 30S ribosomal protein S12, which encodes MPTINQLVKVNRKAKTWKTKAPALNRGINTLIKKVTKIASPQKRGVCTRVATMTPKKPNSALRKYARVRLTNGMEVNAYIPGEGHNLQEHSVVLIRGGRVKDLPGVRYHVIRGTLDTQGVAKRSQGRSLYGVKRPKVKK